The sequence GCCGCATACGGGCCGCCGTCCCCGGGCATCCTCTGGTCGACGGCATGTCGATTCGCTCGGGGGGAGGGCGCTGTGCACGGACCGGCGGTGTCCGGATGGCTGCTGATGACATTGTGCGCGGTGACGGGCGCGTACTGCCTGCTGCGGACCCGGGCGGGCAGTGCGGAGGACCGCAGAACCGCGCGGGCGGAGGCGCTGATGGGCTTCGGCATGGCCGCGATGGCGATTCCGGCCGCCGCGGTCGCCCCGCCCGCCTGGGGATGGAGCGTGTACGCGGTGCTGTTCGGGGTGGCGGCCCTGCGTGCCCTGTGGTTCTCCCGGCGCGACGGCCACCACCTGCACCATCTGGTCGGCTCATCGGCGATGGTCTACATGGCCGTCGTGATGGCCGGGGCCGGCGGCTCGGGCCACGGCGCGCACACGATGGGCTCGCACGGCATGGCCGCCGCGGGTGGCATACCCGTGCTGACCGGGCTGCTCCTCGTCTACTACGCCGTGTACGTGCTGCGCTCGGGCGCCCGGCTCATACCGATGGCCACCGCGGCCTCCGTGGGCGCGGGCGGCGGGCCGGCGCCCGCGTGGGGGGTGGCGCCCGAGCTCGCACCGGCCTGCCGGCTGACCATGGGCATAGCCATGTTCGCGATGCTGCTCACTCTGTGAGACGGCGGGCGGGAGCAATCGTGGCGTGCGTCACTTGGCGCGCGCAGCCGTACCCGTGTGTGGCGCGGCCCTCATAGGCTGACGCCATGTGGGTCTCCCTAGCGCTGCTGCTGCTCGGTGCACTGGCCGCCGTCGTGACTCCGCGACTGATGGCGCGGGCCGAGTGGCCCGAGCGC comes from Streptomyces sp. Mut1 and encodes:
- a CDS encoding DUF5134 domain-containing protein; the encoded protein is MHGPAVSGWLLMTLCAVTGAYCLLRTRAGSAEDRRTARAEALMGFGMAAMAIPAAAVAPPAWGWSVYAVLFGVAALRALWFSRRDGHHLHHLVGSSAMVYMAVVMAGAGGSGHGAHTMGSHGMAAAGGIPVLTGLLLVYYAVYVLRSGARLIPMATAASVGAGGGPAPAWGVAPELAPACRLTMGIAMFAMLLTL